Part of the Triticum aestivum cultivar Chinese Spring chromosome 4D, IWGSC CS RefSeq v2.1, whole genome shotgun sequence genome is shown below.
GCCATCACGCACGGGAGCACGCGCGCACGCGACCCGCGCCTCCTCCCGCCTTCTACCGGTcccggccgctgccgccggcgAGCCCGCCGACCACCGCCATGCCTCCtcctttcctcctctctctctctctctcttccttctcTCTCGTCTCAAGGCCGCGCGCCCCTACGGGTCACGGCCATGGTCGCTGCCTCAGCACGAGCTCCGGCCGGCCGCCGCACCTGGCTGCGCCATCCGCCGTCccggcggtgggtggcggcggcggtggcagggcAGTGGGTGCTGGCGGCGCCTCGTCCCAGCTGAGGCAGCTCTCTTTTTTGAGTCGCTCGACTCGTATGTGTCGACTAGTCCAGACTAGTCGTCGACTAGTCCATCCACGGCTCGACTCTTATTTGTAGTCTACACGAGAAAATGAGTCGACATTCACTTTGCGATTCGTAGACTAGTCGAGCGACTAGTCTAGATTAGTCGTTCGACTCGTAATCGCTGGTCACCGATAAATTCAGTAAATAGGCCGATTCACCGATTAATTCCTACTCAGCACCTGGTAGAGCAGCTATCAGAAACTGATATCCTGAACATTGGCCGCGACAATGAGCCATTAGCACCGTCCCAACAATGGTTTTTGTACATGGCAGGGGTTGACGTTGAGTTTCAAAGACCATTCGACCTCCAAACCGTCGTTTCCTTCACCAAGACCTATGCGCAGTGACATTTTCCTCCAACAACGTTATCACACCAGCCTTTTGAGCCTATGGGGCCCTTGTGCCCCTCTGATCCTCTTGCGGTCAACTTAATTCTGACATCTTCATCGCCAGCACCACTAGCACCTGTCCTGCCGTCGACCACTCCAGAGCCAACCTGCCATGACAAGTTCGGTGCCTCACCCCACTGAGTTGGCATAACGTCATCATCAGTGCCTTTGCTTCAACTACAACGAGATTTATGTTCAGGGTCACCGGTGCTTGCGGCTCTTCTTCATCGAGGCTGATGACTATGGCCAAGATACTCCACAACCGGTAGCACCCAAGGTCCCATGGGAGTCGATTTTGATAAGCTACAGCTTGCGGACAAGCTGTTTCTCAAGAAAGGGAGAGATGTTATGTGTGCCAGCCCGTCAAACGTGGAATCTTATCTCTTAATTAGAGTCGTAGTTGATTAAGCAAGTTTGCAAGGAAAGAGGCCAGTCAGTTTAGAGATCATATTAGAGTTTGAATAGACCTATCGGTCAAGTCTTGTCTATCTATACTATATAAAGGGGCCTACCCCTCTCAATAAAGCAGAGAATCAAGTAATAAGGATTTAATGAATGGCATTTTCAAGGTAAAAAATGTACCAAGGGCAGTCTGCATATTGATATCCTTCATCCTCTGTTTCATGCATAACCATTGGTGTGCTGTAGTGCCTCCCCCTGCCGCTGCagctccttctcctcttcctccttccttctctcactgctgctgcggctgccgctAGACCTCGCTGGCCACCAAAACCAACGCCAATGGACAAAGCGAGGTGGTAGGCCTCCACCTAGCACCAAGGCAAGCCTAAGCGTGCACCTTATGCCTCTTTTTTGAACCATGATCATTTCACATATATTTGATTCGTGAAGAGAAGATTAAGTCATGTGTTCTCTTGAAGACCTTGAATCTTTAGTTGTAATTGACTGAAAAGTTTAGCGTCAAGTTAGCGGGATATATTGAAGACAATTTGAATTGGATGCTATTGGATGACCAGAAATTGTGTAACCAAGTGTTTCCTTGAACAACTTTAGCTAGTACCCGATCACAGTCAGTAGTTCAGTATGAATGGCAGCAAGTACACAGTATACTACACAAGTCCCAAACTGCCCCACTGCTGTAGCCATCTGTATACTATGCATTTTCTTGTCCATCTTTCACTATTGCTCCATTTGATAATCAGAAATATACTATTTCTATGTTCCATTAGTATTAATCTAGCTGAATGATTGGTTCTACAAACTATAACGTATTACTAAATTTCATTTTGTGACATCTGTGTTTGCtgcttcaagaagaagaaaaaagatggGATTTGCCTTTCTGGGGAAGATACTGTGTAAATTTTTCACATGTTGTTACTTCAAAGACAAAAAAATTCACATGTCATAATTTCTGAGAAGATCCGTTGCCAATTACTAGATGGAAATGTTAATGAAATCACGTTGTATGAGTTTAGAATGGCTTGTATCTGAAGCTACATTTATAATCCTCCAATTGTGCTTGTTGATTTTCTATTGGTGTTCCATTGAACTTCTGTTATGTTTGGAACACCAAAACAGGTTGGACTAGCTGAGATGAAGCTTGCTATTGAGAGAACAGGCGGCCTTGTTGTCTTATCTGAGAGTTTTGGGCATTCTGTGTTTAAGGATTCTTTTAAACGTATTTTCGAGGGAGGTGAACATTCATTGGGCCTGTCATTCAAGTAAGTTTGCTGTCTGTTATCATCTTTGTTTCATTACCTTTTACATTTTCATCAAAGATGGTATGTCTAGGTAGATCTGTATGAACAGTCAGTATATGTTTTTAACTCAGCTAATTTCACCACCTACTGTGGTTTGTCTGTTGTGCTGGCCGTTCACATCACATGATGAACATCCATCGGGCCTCCTTGCTCTGTGACTCTTCCCCATATAGATCAGCAGAATCGTTCTTTTAAGTAATTTAACCCCCAGCTCAGTTGTCTCTGATCCCTGCTATGCACAATGGACAATGATCATCAGTGACCACCCCCACAGCTGTCGGCTGCTTGGTGATAATGAGTAATACTGAACAACATGAATAGTAGCAATGGCAGGACATGAGAGGTAGTAAGCTTCAAACTACTGGATCTTGTTATCTCTCGGATGACCACTGCTCGCTGGCTTGCTCTCCTCGAGTAGATCAACGTTGTTCACATCTTTTCTTTGAATCTGGCAGATGCTGTCGCTGTGCCAATAGCAGCAGATGCTGTCGCTGTGCTTATAGCGTATCCTCCTCTTAACATAACTCTCTATCCCGTTGCCCCGCCTCTTCCCAATCTTCTTATGGGGAGGGTTGATTGCTCATGACCTCTCAAGAAGCCATGAACTCGGGAGCGACTTTATGGTGGACACCGGCTCGTGTGGACTGTATCCTAGCCATAGAACGATTCCTCGAGATGCTCAAACGTCACTGCCCTGTCCCCCGTGCTCGTTTCCTTGGAGTAGGGTGTAGGTGTCATAGGCGTACGAGCTTGGCACTTGTGTTCCCTCGCGTGGATCTGTACGTGCACATGCTACAGGGAAGGAGTTGGTGACTTGACCTGGCAATGTACTAGCTTGATGGGTGGTGTGGGCCACACAACGCAGAAACTTTTTGCATGTCAGGACGTGACAAAAAGAGACCCTGCCAATTGTTCCATCATGCACAGTGCGCATCTCTTGCATCTACTCGCTCTAAAACAAAATCAGTCAGGGTCACTAATCAAATCTACTTGATGAGTTTAATGTGCCGGATAAAAACAGATTGATAAAATCTAAAAACAGTATGGTGGACGGGTGCAATTTGATCCTTTTTTTTTCAAATGATTCAAAAATCATATTTGTCAAGTTTCAAAAAAAACTTTGGAAACTTATACATATTCACAATGAACCTGTGATATTTTGTTCAAAAAATATTATGACTTGCAAGCTGTACAAAAAAAAAATCTTGGTACAACAATAAAAAAATTGACCCACTTTTATTGACGTATTTGTTTTTAtttggtcggacccttccccggaccctgcgcaagcgggagctacatgcaccggggcTGCCCCTTTTTTTTTGTTTATGTCAGGTATGAAAGTATATTGTTATGAAATTTTGTTGAATGAGTTATATGTGCATGTAcaaatatttttgattttttttgcactGTGGAAATATTGTTTTTCTCTAAAGTCCACCAAAAGACATTTTCACCTTCTTACAGAGGCTCCAAGATGGTTTGTGGCAAAAGAACAAAATTTGGTAATAGAAAAGATTATATAACAGGCGGCACAGTAATACATTTATCTTTTTTTGCGGGATCTCTTTTTTTGGCGGGAGAGTAATACATTAATCTAACAAACTGTGTGAGGCCAATTCTTGTTCAGAGCCCCAACTGTGCAGAAACTTCCAACGGGCATATAAAACCAGTTTAAATCCTAGTTTAAGTAAATGGCCCTGACGACCAAATCCTAGTTTAAGTAAATGGCCCTGACGACCAGATGGTGCTAACAGACAatatagtagtactccctccgtcccaaaataagtgtctcaactttgtactagctttagtgcAAAGTTGTACTAAACTTGAGACCCTTATTTtgcgacggagggagtattattttatgGATAAAATCTAAGAACACCTATAAGTCTAACTAATGAAATTATAAGGTGACACTATAAAGTTTAAGATAATTTGTGACCAGAAAAACATTTGATAATATTGAGAGTTAAAAAAAATCTGGACGAGCGTCACAATAATAAATTACTCTAAAGCAGTCTGTATGAGATTAATAGGTGTTTAGCAGACTTAATAGACTGTTAATATCATACTCTCTGTACATTACACTGACTAACAAATTGGTCTTAATGGCCGATTATTATTTTATGTGCTATCGTGAGGGGAGCGTCAATTGGGCACAAGGTCAGGTCACATCGCACTGTTTCGGGTGGCAGAGGGTAAATTGAAATGGTGCCATACTCATCACATGTGTTCCAGCGGCTAGAATCTCTGTCAATAAAGCTAGCTATAGCTGCCGGGATACAAGCTTTGACGGGGCTCTAGGGGGGACAGAACGCACAAATACCGGGAGGGATCTGATCAGTTAGGATAACGGACGGGCAGGATATGGTCCGCAGAGTGCTCGTCCACCGTAAGGCATTTTCGCATGCTACTACTCGGTGCTTCATGCTTTGTTCACTGTCATCCTTTTCTTTGCCATCTTCCCTGTCAGCTACTAGATTTGGGTGAGCAGCCTTTGAGCCGTTGACATGGAGTGCCATCAGTGGCAGTAGGCAGTAACCAGATTTTGGTGGGTGGTTTCAGATGGTGGCACTCGGAAGCAATAAATGTTGACAGTAGGCCTTTGAACTTGGGAGCGGTGAGCTGTGGCTGTGAGCTAGGAATCTAAGGCCGAGGAGGTAGATCATAGCAAGCTCAAGATGAATGGCATTGGTCTAAGCTTTGGATAATAGTTATAGTTTCTTCTCTTCTCATTTGATTTCCTCTTTTATCTGCATATAATATCCATGTCATATGGAGATGATGTCAACTACTGATGCGCCTAACCAACACTAGAAATCAAATTAAAGATTAAAACTGGTCTGAAAAAGTTTCTTCTGGATTTAGTGAACTTCTTGGGAAGTGAATTCTCTTAATGGTAATTTCGGATAGCTAAACTATGCTTACCTCTTAATCTTGAAAGTAGAGGTTGAGGAGGGGTATGTCGTGTTTCTCCTAATACCATGATTCAGCAAAATAGCTGTAAACATCTACTGATTCTTGCCTTTTTTCTTTCTTGAAGTGGCACATTTGAAATAAACTGTTCAAAGGACATTAAAGTTCAGGGTGTTATTGGACCGTGTACATCTTTGGAGAAGGTAGGCATCTATATCATAAACTCATTTATGCTAAGATTTCTTAAGCTGAAAAATACTAATGTTAAGACTTGGCTTGATCTTTGCAACATGCCAACCATAGAAAGGAGCTTTATGTGCAGACACAATTGTCGGTCAGGGAAACACAACAGCATGGAAAATGTGTGGGCTTGATAGGAATACTTCACTTACAGTTTTTTTTGATGTCTCACCGAGTGAACGCTCTGGCCAACCAGGTCATCAAAATCCCGATTTGTACATACAGTTTGTAACCAGGTAGTTATTTCAGTTCTGCTATCTTTTGTGTAAGATTGACTGAATGTGCCGACTGCTGAGTGTGGTGATTCTTTTGTAGTTACCAACACCCGGAAGGTCAAATGAGAATAAGAGCTACTACTGTATCCAGAAAATGGGTGGATGGTTCTACCAATACCGAGGTTAGCCTTATTCTTTTAAGCGAGCCTTAAAAATTTCTTGTTATGTATATTATGTTGTTGAGCACGAGCAGTGTGCTAAACTGAACCATATCAATTGTAATCTATGATCATTTCTTGTTATGGGTTATATATATCATCATACACATGTACAGTACTTTCCTGCATTGTAGCTGTTTCATTTCTCATGCTCATGTATTATAAGCTATAATTTTAAGTGATCACGTATTGGCAACAATGAATATACTATTTTTCACCTGCCTGAAGCTGTCCAATCCATTTAACCTGTCTATGGGAGAAAAATGCATTAAGGCACTGTAGTGTTCACTGTTTATTGTGCCTGGAATTCTCTTGTCAAAGTCTTCTTAAACAAATGAGTGCTTCTCCCTTAGAGTAAAAAGTTTTCTTTCTACTGGTTTAAGTAGGACAGATCACAGATTATAAATTCCTAGGTGTTACTTGCAGGACTATTACATTTCATTGGATGACTTTCGCTTTTGACTTGACATGCATTTCCTTTAAATACAGGAACTAGTCGAAGGATTTGACCAGGAAACTGCAGCTGTTGTGTTGGCAAGATACATCTCCTTGAAAATGGAAATAGAGGTACTTCATTCATGGATCATACTCCAGTTATCCTGAGTGCAACCTCAGTGATTTTTGTACCTGATAACATCAGTAGTATATGGCTTTGATTGCCTATTTGATTGAACAAAAACCGATGGTCATATACTCATATAATTTGTCTATTTCCCAGCTGTTGTGTTCTGTTATGTGCATATTCTTGTGTTGGAGCGAAAGCCAGTCTCACCCTGACACTTGCATTTAACTAAAgtgtcatcttcatcaaacatttATCACTGCAGTAATGACAATTTAGAGCATTAAATCTTTTTACTCTGAATGGTTAAGTAGGTCCTTAGGTTGATCTACAGGTGTATTAATTGTGTGTTTTCACTCTCAAGCCAACAACtgcctaaggctggtcatagtgggagtaacttagctagtaacataatgCACCCCAGGATatgtttgcttatgtggcatgtagttaataaGGAGAGATGTTATGAGTAACAGAATATGTAACCATCACATAACACTTCCCAAGACAAAATTAGTTACAAGCTAATAAATACAAACACCTATGACACTACCTCTATGTTACTcctcactatgaaggtagtaacatggactagtgtcatatgcatgacactagtctaagttactccccactatgactagcctaatcctagactactatagtacttcctccgttcctaaatataagtctttctagagatttcaaatggactaccacatacagatgtatatagacatattttagagtgtagattcactcattttgttccgtatatagtcacttgttgaaatatctagaaagacaaatatttaggaacggagggagtattatacaaTAATTGTAATTATTGTTAATTCTATACTTATGCACATCAAAATAGGAGGTTTTGATATGGTGGCCACTGTATTTGTTCTTTTCTACTTAACCATGAAAACTTATTATTTTCTTTATGCCTGTTGTACGTAGTAATTTGTTTGCAACTGGGTTTAGACACTTCTGCGTCCATATTCAGGAGGAAACAAGGAAACATTTAGTTCTTGATATCGTGTATCCTCTTATGCATCTATGTTTGCACGTAGTCTGTGCAAGTGTGCATACTGTTAGCTATTGATTTTCTAAAGTTCTAGGGTTGATGACTTGTTCCGCATGCAATTTTTTGTTGAGCAGGCGAACACTAAAATCGGTGCATTTTCTTTATCTTTTTCAATATCATCATTTTCTCTATGCATTTTGTTATCTTTTGATTTTCTAGCTGTGTTATTAAATGACAGCAGAGTGTACCTGATACAGTGAATTCCTTTAGTACATTTGTGCATGTTGTTGATCTTTATGAACAGCTGTATACCTTGTGGGCTCTCTGATTAGCGTATGACATATCTTACGCACCTGCATATGTACATGCAATTTGTCACCCAGCTGTTGCTAAATCCAAATTTGTGTTTGAGATGCATGATTAACAGTTTGTTTGAACCATTTTGTAGGAAGAGTTTGATGCAACACGGTGGCTCGATAGATCTCTCATACGACTATGTTCAAGATTTGGGGATTATCGGAAGGATGACCCCTCTTCATTTAGCCTACATTCTAATTTCTCACTGTTTCCTCAGTTTATGTTTAATCTCCGGCGTTCGCAATTTGTTCAGGTGATGTGTTGCACACCTGTTACTTTGTCCAGTTCACAAATAAGTGCCATTTTGCTGTTTTGCACACTTTGACCACTAAGTTTCACCGTAGTATATGTATCAAACCCAAGAGGATCAAAATACTTCCAAGCAAATCTATTCATAGGATTTCCAAGTTTCCAATCTAAAATTTAAACATTATTGGCAGTGGAAGTGTTAAAACTTTGATCGAAGGTCTGTCTAAAACGTCACTTATTTTGTGAACTGGCTGCATTATTGTTTTTTCCCCTCGAGGAAATCAGTGCCTTACTAATACTCGGCCTTTTGTTATTACAGGTTTTCAATAACAGTCCAGATGAAACAGCCTATTTCCGAATGTTACTCAACCGAGAGAGTATCACTAATTCAGTTGCAATGATTCAGCCGTCATTAATTTCATTTTCTTTCGATTCACCTCCTTCTCCTGTATTCCTCGATGTGGCATCAATAGCAGTAGATCGTATACTGCTGCTTGATGCATACTTCAGTGTTGTCATATTCCATGGAATGACAATCGCTCAGTGGAGAAACATGTGTTATCAGAATCAGCCGGAGCATCAGGTAACGTGGGTGCATCATCTAGTCTGTCCACAAGTGTTTGAGCAATTCAGATGCTCACTAGCTATAATTCCTTTTGTTTCAGCAATTCGCACAATTATTACAAGCTCCTCAGGAGGAGGCCCAGGTGATAATAAATGGTCGATTTCCAGTTCCTCGACTAGTTGTCTGTGACCAACATGGCTCCCAGGTGTGTATGTTACTGTATTATTATTTGTTCTCTCTTGTAGATTAGGGCATGTTCAGTTTTATGTTTGCTTAAAAAGAATCAATTATATAGTGTAATAACAATAGTTAACATATATCATGTACCATTGCGTGCAGGCAAGGTTCTTGTTAGCAAAACTAAATCCATCGGCCACATATAATTCAGCACATGATGTTCCACCAGGTTCTGACATCATATTCACCGATGATGTCAGCTTCCAGGTCTTCTGTGAGCATCTACAAAGGCTGGCTGTTCAGTCGTAAGGAAATGCATGCAGTGTTGTACTCCCAAATTGATTGTTACTAGCTGTTCGACGTTTGTTTACCTACCTGGCTCGCTCATAGTTTTGACTTTTTTTGGCCATGTGTCTTTTCATCATGAATTCAACTTCTGGAAATAAACATAAAAAAAAGTCATTTGCAAGGTGTCCACCAGTCTTATCACCCGtcctttatactccctctgttccgtaTTATATGTCGTTTTAGCTTTTTCTGACCAGCTCCAAAAACCAGCAAAATGACATGTTTGTCCTGTTCCAAAATACAAAACGAAACACAGGCAAGTGATACACAGCGAAATTTGAATCATCGGTCGACGCAGGGGCTTTGAGGCATGGCGGTCCTCCAGTAGATTGCCGCCGCTGCCTGCAGCAGATCTCCCCAAGCATCTCGTCGCCTGTACCATGCTGTCAAGCCCCGCAGGTGCTTGCCTcaagaagaaccccccccccccccccctcctcccccccACCCAGCTTCTGCTGGCCTCAGGTCTCCAGCAGATCGCTGGCGTCGCACCCCACCCCGCCCCCTGCTGCACATCGCCTCCCCAAGCATCTCGTCGCCTCTACCATGCTGTCAAGCTCCGCAGCTGCTCGcaagcagccccccccccccccccccccccctcctgctgCATATCCAGCTTCTGACCGGGGGTATATTTGGGAAGTGTGGAAATGGTTTGAAGTGCGAAATTTTGTACTGATTTCTCTAAAACGACTTATAAagcagaacggagggagtacatactaacATCGCCCCTATATCAAACGGTTTATACACCAATTCATGGTTTAAGTAAGCTGCTATCATATCTTGATGATGGTGAATTATGATGTTAATTGTGTGCATGCATTACACGCTCTTTTGCTTTACAAGGACCGGACCTTCATGATCACATAAATATATGCACCCCTTTTCTTACATCTTTACCAAGAAATTCCATTACACTTTCCTAATAAAACTATCTTAACAAGCAAGTAGAGTGAATGATTTTtctccttccgtcccataatataataacATTTTTAacattagtgtagtgtcaaaaacgttcttatattatgggacagagggagtaccttacAAGGGCTTACGTAGACTTTAGCCCGTCCTCGATTTAGTCCTCGCATCATCGTTTCTCATAATTGCCAAAACATATACTGCACTTGGGCCACCACATATACCAACTTACTACTCTGTGATAGTTTCTCTTTTTCTCATCGTCAGTGTCCCTGGCATAACCCCTTCCAAGCCGCAGATCTGTTGTTCCAAAATCTTTAACCCTGACCAACCTGCCCTAGTAGCTTCTTCTATTCGATCATAAATTCCCAGCCTGTTTTGCAAATGCACTGCATGTCCTACTTCGGCCATCAAAACGGACATGCACGGACACATCCAGATGTGTATGCGCACGGTTCTAGCGGAACAACCTGTTATAGTAAAACAAGATTGAAAGTGAATCAACGATTAATCCTGATTTCAATTGATTCTCAAGTATAGATACATCTGAAAGAGATGGAAAGAAGAGGTGTTTGTTTGAACGCATCCCTCCAGAATCCTGTTGGCAAGAGAGAGAGAAGGGACATGACTGTTTGGGGTTG
Proteins encoded:
- the LOC123097138 gene encoding protein transport protein SEC23; this encodes MAADPSAAAAPADPDGPDAVRFTWNAWPRSKVEASRCVVPLAVAISPVRSPESLASPPLPYPPLRCKPPCSALLNPFARVDFAAKIWICPLCFSRNHFPPHYAGISENNVPAELFTQCSTVEYLVAGPPGSPAPLPPVFLFVIDTCVIEEELEYVKLSMRKAVALLPEHALVGLVTFGTQVHLHELGFSELSKIYVFRGSKEISKEQILDQLGLSGGGRPGFPKMTQQPGVQQVNGMHPLVTTGVNRFLLPVSECECTLSTLLDELQPDQWPVEAGNRAIRCTGVALNVAAGLLGACVPGTGARIIALLGGPCTEGPGVIVSKDLSEPVRSHKDLDKDAAPHFQKAVKFYDGLAKQLVSQGHVLDVFASALDQVGLAEMKLAIERTGGLVVLSESFGHSVFKDSFKRIFEGGEHSLGLSFNGTFEINCSKDIKVQGVIGPCTSLEKKGALCADTIVGQGNTTAWKMCGLDRNTSLTVFFDVSPSERSGQPGHQNPDLYIQFVTSYQHPEGQMRIRATTVSRKWVDGSTNTEELVEGFDQETAAVVLARYISLKMEIEEEFDATRWLDRSLIRLCSRFGDYRKDDPSSFSLHSNFSLFPQFMFNLRRSQFVQVFNNSPDETAYFRMLLNRESITNSVAMIQPSLISFSFDSPPSPVFLDVASIAVDRILLLDAYFSVVIFHGMTIAQWRNMCYQNQPEHQQFAQLLQAPQEEAQVIINGRFPVPRLVVCDQHGSQARFLLAKLNPSATYNSAHDVPPGSDIIFTDDVSFQVFCEHLQRLAVQS